The following proteins come from a genomic window of Pyxidicoccus sp. MSG2:
- a CDS encoding phosphoketolase, translated as MAHPVGTGESEYAPPRTAREQGQGPSAPGRERTRGGGPLTAREVELMNAYWRACNYLSVGMIYLQDNPLLQRPLVPEDVKHRLLGHWGASPALSFTWIHLNRLIVEQDLDVIFVAGPGHGAPGVLGPAYLEGTYSEVYPDKSLDAEGMRKFFKQFSFPGHIGSHVTPETPGSIHEGGELGYSLSHAYGMAYDNPDVIVACVVGDGEAETGPLATAWHSNKFINPVRDGAVLPILNLNGYKIANPTILSRISQEELEALFVGYGYKPYFVEGSDPAEMHQKMAETLERAVEEIRALQKKARQTDTPTRPRWPMIVLRSPKGWTGPKELEGHKLEGYWRSHQVPFGDVRANPAHLKALEDWMRSYRPEELFDEQGRLMPELRSLAPKGIRRMSANPHANGGLLRKALNLPDFRDYAVKVGTRGTQLHENTKPLGEFLRDVMRNNMTSFRVFGPDETASNRLQAIYEVSKKTWMADLLPEDSDGGELARDGRVMEMLSEHTLLGWLEGYLLTGRHGFFHTYEAFAHVIDSMFNQHAKWLDISKNHVKWRAPVASENILLSSTVWRQDHNGFSHQDPGFIDLVTNKSGSVTRIYLPPDANTLLVVADQCLRSTDCVNVIVADKQKHLQFTSIDEAIAHCAKGMGIWARASTDADAEPDVIMASCGDVATQEALAAASILRARAPGLKLRFVNIVDLFKLQSEADHPHGSSRREIESLFPPGKPIIFSFHGYPSLIHKLAYRYIDHEDLHVHGYKEKGNINTPFELAILNETSRFHLVIDVIDRVPGMHAKAGHLKEEMKNAIISNLAYAHEHGRDRPEIADWTWPD; from the coding sequence ATGGCACACCCGGTAGGGACGGGAGAATCGGAGTACGCGCCGCCGCGGACGGCGAGAGAGCAGGGCCAGGGGCCCTCCGCACCCGGCAGGGAACGGACCCGGGGCGGTGGACCGCTGACCGCCCGGGAAGTGGAGTTGATGAACGCGTACTGGCGGGCGTGCAACTACCTCTCGGTGGGGATGATCTACCTCCAGGACAACCCGCTGCTGCAGCGGCCCCTGGTGCCGGAGGACGTGAAGCACCGGCTGCTCGGCCACTGGGGCGCGAGCCCGGCGCTCTCGTTCACCTGGATTCATCTGAACCGGCTCATCGTCGAGCAGGACCTCGACGTCATCTTCGTGGCCGGGCCGGGCCACGGCGCCCCGGGCGTGCTCGGGCCGGCGTACCTCGAGGGCACCTACTCGGAGGTCTATCCGGACAAGAGCCTGGACGCGGAGGGGATGCGGAAGTTCTTCAAGCAGTTCTCCTTCCCCGGTCACATCGGCAGCCACGTCACGCCGGAGACGCCGGGCTCCATCCATGAAGGTGGCGAGCTCGGTTACAGCCTCTCCCACGCGTACGGCATGGCCTACGACAATCCCGACGTCATCGTCGCCTGCGTCGTGGGTGACGGCGAAGCGGAGACCGGGCCGCTCGCGACGGCCTGGCACTCGAACAAGTTCATCAACCCCGTGCGGGACGGCGCCGTGCTGCCCATCCTGAACCTCAACGGGTACAAGATCGCCAACCCGACCATCCTCTCCCGCATCAGCCAGGAAGAGCTGGAGGCCCTGTTCGTCGGCTACGGCTACAAGCCCTACTTCGTCGAGGGCAGCGACCCGGCCGAGATGCACCAGAAGATGGCGGAGACCCTGGAGCGCGCCGTCGAGGAGATTCGCGCCCTGCAGAAGAAGGCACGGCAGACGGACACCCCGACCCGGCCGCGCTGGCCGATGATCGTCCTGCGCTCGCCCAAGGGGTGGACCGGACCGAAGGAGCTGGAGGGGCACAAGCTGGAGGGCTACTGGCGCTCACACCAGGTCCCCTTCGGCGACGTGCGGGCCAACCCGGCGCATCTGAAGGCGCTCGAGGACTGGATGCGCAGCTACCGGCCCGAAGAGCTGTTCGACGAGCAGGGACGGCTGATGCCGGAGCTCCGGTCGCTTGCGCCCAAGGGCATCCGGCGGATGAGCGCGAACCCGCACGCCAACGGCGGCCTGCTTCGCAAGGCGCTCAATCTGCCCGACTTCCGCGACTATGCGGTCAAGGTCGGCACGCGCGGCACCCAGCTGCATGAGAACACGAAGCCGCTCGGCGAGTTCCTGCGTGACGTCATGCGCAACAACATGACGAGCTTCCGCGTCTTCGGCCCGGATGAGACCGCCTCGAACCGGCTCCAGGCCATCTACGAGGTGAGCAAGAAGACCTGGATGGCCGACCTGCTGCCGGAGGACTCCGACGGGGGCGAGCTCGCGCGCGACGGCCGCGTCATGGAGATGCTGTCGGAGCACACGCTGCTCGGCTGGCTCGAGGGGTATCTGCTCACGGGGCGCCACGGCTTCTTCCACACGTATGAGGCGTTCGCCCACGTCATCGACTCCATGTTCAACCAGCACGCCAAGTGGTTGGACATCAGCAAGAACCACGTGAAATGGCGGGCGCCCGTCGCCTCGGAGAACATCCTCCTGTCCTCGACGGTGTGGCGACAGGACCACAACGGGTTCTCCCATCAGGACCCGGGGTTCATCGACCTGGTGACCAACAAGTCCGGCTCCGTCACGCGCATCTACCTGCCTCCGGACGCCAACACGCTGCTGGTGGTGGCGGACCAGTGCCTGCGCAGCACCGACTGCGTCAATGTCATCGTCGCGGACAAGCAGAAGCACCTGCAGTTCACCAGCATCGACGAGGCCATTGCCCACTGCGCCAAGGGGATGGGCATCTGGGCGAGGGCCAGCACGGACGCGGACGCGGAGCCGGATGTCATCATGGCCAGCTGCGGCGACGTCGCGACGCAGGAGGCCCTGGCCGCCGCCTCCATCCTGCGCGCACGCGCACCGGGCCTGAAGCTGCGCTTCGTCAACATCGTCGACCTGTTCAAGCTGCAGTCGGAGGCGGACCATCCGCACGGGTCCAGCCGACGCGAGATAGAGAGCCTGTTCCCGCCGGGCAAGCCGATCATCTTCAGCTTCCACGGCTATCCCTCGCTCATCCACAAGCTGGCCTATCGCTACATCGACCACGAAGACCTGCACGTGCATGGCTACAAGGAGAAAGGCAACATCAACACGCCTTTCGAGCTGGCCATCCTGAACGAGACGTCCCGCTTCCACCTGGTCATCGACGTCATCGACCGGGTGCCGGGGATGCATGCGAAGGCAGGACACCTCAAGGAAGAGATGAAGAACGCCATCATCTCCAACCTGGCCTACGCGCACGAGCACGGCAGGGACCGGCCTGAAATCGCGGACTGGACCTGGCCGGACTGA
- a CDS encoding acetate/propionate family kinase — MEQRPFETGDVPDALLVLNAGSSSLKFSVFLEEEPLRLLLRGEFEELSTHPRFVAHAEGAVIGEKDWAAGTRLGYEGATDFLFTWGRGGVLGGHRIAAVGHRVVHGGMRFSGPALIDAATLEELEALIPLAPLHQPHCVEAIRAVMRTAPWVPQVACFDTAFHRTQPPVAQAFALPRRYAEEGIRRYGFHGLSYEYIASTLPRTAPAAAEGRTVVAHLGNGASLCALLRGRSVATTMGLTALDGLMMGTRCGAIDPGVLLYLMDRHGMDARALERLLYQQSGLLGVSGESSDMRELLDSTSAAAAEALELFVYRIHRELASLAAALHGLDAVVFTGGIGEHAAPIRERVCRAAGWLGLELDEEANARGGPCITRPGSRVSAWVIPTDEETMIAHHTRRVLSATSLEPGPRAPGSR; from the coding sequence ATGGAGCAGCGACCGTTCGAAACGGGGGACGTGCCGGACGCGCTGCTCGTGCTCAACGCCGGTTCCTCGAGCCTGAAGTTCTCCGTCTTCCTCGAGGAGGAGCCCCTGCGGCTCCTCCTCCGAGGGGAGTTCGAGGAGCTGTCGACCCATCCGCGGTTCGTCGCGCACGCGGAGGGTGCCGTCATCGGTGAGAAGGACTGGGCCGCCGGAACGCGGCTCGGGTACGAGGGCGCCACCGACTTCCTGTTCACCTGGGGTCGAGGGGGCGTCCTCGGCGGGCACCGGATCGCCGCCGTCGGACATCGCGTGGTCCATGGCGGCATGCGGTTCTCCGGGCCCGCCCTCATCGACGCGGCGACCCTGGAGGAGTTGGAAGCGCTCATCCCGCTGGCGCCGTTGCACCAGCCCCACTGCGTGGAAGCGATTCGCGCCGTCATGCGGACGGCACCATGGGTGCCGCAGGTCGCCTGCTTCGATACCGCATTCCACCGCACCCAGCCGCCCGTGGCCCAGGCCTTCGCCCTGCCCCGGCGTTATGCCGAGGAGGGCATCCGCCGCTACGGGTTCCATGGGCTTTCCTACGAGTACATCGCCTCCACGCTGCCGCGCACGGCGCCCGCGGCCGCCGAGGGACGCACGGTGGTCGCGCACCTCGGGAACGGCGCGAGCCTGTGCGCCCTGCTCCGGGGACGCAGCGTGGCGACCACCATGGGCCTCACCGCCCTGGACGGGCTCATGATGGGCACCCGCTGCGGTGCCATCGACCCCGGGGTCCTGCTGTACCTGATGGACCGGCACGGCATGGACGCGCGCGCGCTGGAGCGACTCCTCTACCAACAATCCGGCCTGCTGGGCGTCTCCGGCGAGTCCAGCGACATGCGGGAGCTGCTCGACAGCACCAGTGCCGCCGCCGCCGAGGCACTGGAGTTGTTCGTCTACCGCATCCATCGCGAGCTCGCCTCGCTCGCGGCGGCGCTGCACGGACTGGACGCCGTCGTCTTCACGGGCGGCATTGGCGAGCACGCCGCGCCGATTCGCGAGCGCGTCTGTCGCGCCGCGGGCTGGCTCGGGCTGGAGCTGGATGAAGAGGCCAATGCTCGTGGCGGCCCCTGCATCACCCGGCCTGGCAGCCGCGTCTCCGCCTGGGTGATTCCCACGGATGAAGAGACGATGATTGCCCACCACACCCGGCGCGTGCTGAGCGCAACGAGCCTGGAGCCCGGTCCGCGGGCTCCAGGCAGCAGGTGA
- a CDS encoding DUF2092 domain-containing protein, with protein MLATLAGGIAGAAPPEAEKAQKPVVDPKARALVEKMSDFLASQQRFSVQTDGSIEVVLKTGEKQEFDFSSTVRLQRPDKLRSDRRGEVADLSFFYDGRTFTLFGKKSRYYATADAPPNIDEAIDAAREKLDIEAPGADLLYSNPAKVLMEDVVSGSNLGPSVVRGVPCQHLAFRGNETDWQLWIEDGPVPVPRKLVIVSKKVEGLPEFVVELSEWDFSPRFGNDVFRFSPPGDAERIDFLEVSSRKGTQGDTK; from the coding sequence GTGCTCGCCACACTTGCCGGCGGAATCGCCGGGGCCGCGCCTCCTGAGGCCGAGAAGGCCCAGAAGCCTGTCGTCGACCCCAAGGCCCGCGCGCTGGTGGAGAAGATGAGTGATTTCCTCGCCAGCCAGCAGCGGTTCAGCGTCCAGACGGATGGCTCGATAGAGGTCGTGCTCAAGACGGGAGAGAAGCAGGAGTTCGACTTCTCGAGCACCGTCCGGCTCCAGCGGCCCGACAAGCTCCGGAGCGACCGGCGCGGAGAGGTGGCGGACCTCTCGTTCTTCTACGACGGGCGCACCTTCACCCTGTTCGGCAAGAAGTCCCGCTACTACGCGACCGCCGACGCCCCGCCGAACATCGACGAGGCCATCGATGCGGCGCGCGAGAAGCTGGACATCGAGGCGCCCGGGGCGGACCTGCTCTACAGCAACCCCGCCAAGGTCCTGATGGAGGACGTCGTCTCGGGAAGCAACCTGGGACCGAGCGTCGTCCGCGGCGTTCCCTGCCAACACCTGGCGTTTCGCGGAAACGAGACGGACTGGCAGTTGTGGATTGAAGACGGGCCGGTGCCCGTGCCGCGCAAGCTCGTGATTGTCTCGAAGAAGGTCGAGGGCCTGCCCGAGTTCGTCGTCGAGCTCTCGGAGTGGGACTTCTCGCCCCGCTTCGGCAACGACGTGTTCCGCTTCTCGCCGCCCGGCGACGCCGAACGCATCGACTTCCTCGAGGTGTCGTCCCGCAAGGGGACGCAAGGAGATACGAAATGA
- a CDS encoding glycoside hydrolase family 15 protein: MTSKTSVRPAGTPYPPISDYAFLSDCHSLGMVARDGTLEWMCFHRFDNNPVFACMLDREKGGFFRIAPVAPSTITRRYLPDTNVLETRFTTDTGVITVTDCLPCWEDERESGKLAVTQPRHLLIRLVRCEKGEVEVAVTFSPRFDFGRTTPYLHPLADDLAVVFGGADSLLLQCNLGRITSDAKGGCDAREVLRAGDTREIALQWERPHRMKPERLEPADLRTRVERTESWWRSWAGRCTYAGPHRDLVVRSLLVLKGLTYADTGAIIAAATTSLPEEVGGVRNWDYRFSWLRDSSVLIAALGMFGYRQEARQFGRFLLSTTAGRTDELQILYGIGGERFLQENDLDFLDGYRGSRPVRTGNGAFDQLQMDTYGELIGVMYGLIRNLGINYEAQMADPRSRFWMDFIRQVADTAASRWKEPDDGIWETRGGRQHFVFSKLMAWVALDRAITLFEPLPELKPDLDGWRRARDELRQAIETQGVDPDTGAFVQTFGQKALDATGLQVLLSGFLPPDDPRVTATVERIDKELTRHGHVYRYIERKDGLPGEEGTFAFCTLWLTTCFAVRGDVERAEERLGQVLEYVNDLGLLAEEIDPVKHEALGNVPQAFSHAGLIQAIINIENARAARREGRAPAVIAGPAPREANERATVPPSEPSSPT, encoded by the coding sequence ATGACCTCCAAGACATCAGTACGCCCCGCGGGGACCCCCTATCCTCCCATCTCCGACTATGCCTTCCTGAGCGACTGCCACTCGCTGGGCATGGTTGCCCGTGACGGAACGCTGGAATGGATGTGCTTCCATCGTTTCGACAACAACCCCGTCTTCGCCTGCATGCTGGACCGCGAGAAGGGCGGCTTCTTCCGCATCGCTCCCGTGGCCCCCTCCACCATCACCCGGCGCTACCTGCCGGATACAAATGTCCTGGAGACGCGCTTCACCACCGACACGGGCGTCATCACCGTCACCGACTGCCTGCCCTGCTGGGAGGACGAGCGTGAGTCCGGGAAGCTCGCTGTCACCCAGCCCCGGCACCTCCTCATCCGCCTGGTCCGGTGCGAGAAGGGCGAGGTGGAGGTGGCCGTCACCTTCTCACCGCGCTTCGACTTCGGCCGCACCACGCCCTATCTCCATCCCCTCGCGGATGACCTCGCCGTCGTGTTCGGCGGCGCGGACTCGCTGCTCCTGCAGTGCAACCTCGGCCGCATCACCTCCGACGCGAAGGGCGGCTGCGACGCCCGCGAGGTGCTGCGGGCCGGTGACACGCGCGAGATTGCCCTCCAGTGGGAGCGCCCGCACCGCATGAAGCCGGAGCGGCTGGAGCCGGCGGACCTGCGCACGCGCGTGGAGCGCACGGAGTCCTGGTGGCGCTCCTGGGCCGGCCGGTGCACGTATGCGGGACCCCACCGCGACCTGGTGGTGCGCAGCCTGCTCGTCCTCAAGGGGCTCACCTACGCGGACACGGGCGCCATCATCGCCGCGGCCACCACGTCCCTGCCCGAGGAGGTGGGCGGCGTGCGCAACTGGGACTACCGGTTCAGCTGGCTGCGGGACTCCTCGGTGCTCATCGCGGCGCTGGGCATGTTCGGCTACCGGCAGGAGGCGCGCCAGTTCGGCCGCTTCCTCCTCTCCACCACGGCGGGCCGCACCGACGAGCTGCAGATTCTCTACGGCATCGGCGGCGAGCGCTTCCTCCAGGAGAACGACCTGGACTTCCTGGACGGCTACCGGGGCAGCCGTCCGGTACGCACCGGCAACGGCGCGTTCGACCAGCTCCAGATGGACACCTACGGTGAGCTCATCGGGGTGATGTACGGCCTCATCCGAAACCTGGGCATCAACTACGAGGCGCAGATGGCGGACCCCCGCAGCCGCTTCTGGATGGACTTCATCCGGCAGGTGGCGGACACCGCGGCGAGCCGGTGGAAGGAGCCCGATGACGGCATCTGGGAGACGCGCGGCGGCCGGCAGCACTTCGTGTTCTCCAAGCTGATGGCGTGGGTGGCGCTGGACCGCGCCATCACCCTCTTCGAGCCCCTCCCCGAGCTGAAGCCGGACCTCGACGGCTGGCGGCGCGCGCGGGACGAGCTGCGGCAGGCCATTGAAACGCAGGGCGTGGACCCGGACACCGGCGCCTTCGTGCAGACCTTCGGACAGAAGGCGCTGGACGCCACGGGCCTCCAGGTGCTGCTCAGCGGCTTCCTGCCCCCGGACGACCCGCGCGTGACGGCGACGGTGGAGCGCATCGACAAGGAGCTGACGCGCCATGGCCACGTCTACCGCTACATCGAACGCAAGGACGGACTGCCCGGCGAGGAGGGCACGTTCGCCTTCTGCACGCTGTGGCTGACCACGTGCTTCGCGGTCCGCGGCGACGTGGAGCGGGCCGAGGAGCGGCTCGGGCAGGTGCTGGAGTACGTGAATGACCTGGGCCTGCTCGCCGAGGAGATAGACCCCGTGAAGCACGAGGCCCTGGGAAACGTGCCCCAGGCCTTCAGCCATGCGGGGCTCATCCAGGCCATCATCAACATCGAGAACGCCCGCGCGGCCCGGAGAGAGGGCCGCGCCCCCGCGGTCATCGCGGGACCCGCGCCCCGCGAGGCGAACGAGCGCGCCACCGTCCCGCCCTCGGAGCCGTCGTCTCCAACCTGA
- a CDS encoding ROK family protein, which produces MTPKVVPVLDPLFRPAALAWRAWQQRARETGQPVRVRFALEQKDGATSHFTADLLPEGDALATANFRMLERLVKLSLWARGGFRIHLDAPAPLVAELRAHFRESPTGRFDSRIVGESVYGHPIEVVAARELPPERSGSASLGGHLDGCRIGFDLGGSDRKVAAIIDGHVVWSEEVEWDPYHQPDPRYHWDGIMDSLRRAAEHLPRVDAIGGSAAGVYVDNQVRFSSLFRGIPPELFEQRVRNIFRDLRHAWNDVPFDVVNDGDVAALLGSMSIDDGGGVLGIALGTSTAGGYVTGEKCVTPWLNEIAFVPIDYRAGAPRDEWSGDEGCCVQYLSQQAVGRLLEPAGITVPGELPLPARLRQLQELMLKGDERAVDVYLTLGAYLGYALGHLASVYDFRHVLVLGRVTSGRGGAIMLDTAREVLRIEFPELAARVDLRMPSEKDKRHGQAIAAASLPARPKP; this is translated from the coding sequence GTGACTCCGAAGGTCGTGCCGGTGCTCGACCCGCTGTTCCGTCCGGCCGCGCTCGCCTGGCGTGCCTGGCAGCAGCGCGCGAGAGAGACCGGGCAGCCGGTGCGGGTGCGCTTCGCCCTCGAGCAGAAGGACGGCGCGACTTCACACTTCACGGCGGACCTGCTCCCGGAGGGGGATGCCCTCGCCACCGCGAACTTCAGGATGCTCGAGCGACTGGTCAAGCTCTCACTCTGGGCGCGCGGCGGCTTTCGCATCCACCTCGACGCGCCCGCCCCACTGGTCGCGGAGCTTCGCGCGCACTTCCGCGAGAGCCCGACCGGCCGCTTCGACTCGCGCATCGTCGGCGAGAGCGTCTACGGCCATCCCATCGAAGTGGTGGCGGCTCGCGAGTTGCCGCCGGAGCGCTCGGGCAGCGCCTCGTTGGGAGGCCACCTCGACGGCTGCCGCATTGGCTTCGACCTGGGAGGCAGCGACCGCAAGGTGGCCGCCATCATCGACGGCCACGTGGTCTGGAGCGAGGAGGTGGAGTGGGACCCGTACCACCAGCCGGACCCCCGGTATCACTGGGACGGCATCATGGACTCGCTGCGCCGCGCGGCGGAGCACCTTCCCCGGGTCGACGCCATCGGAGGCAGCGCCGCGGGCGTCTACGTCGACAACCAGGTGCGTTTCTCCTCGCTGTTCCGGGGAATCCCCCCCGAGCTCTTCGAGCAGCGCGTGAGGAACATCTTCCGCGACCTCCGGCACGCCTGGAACGACGTCCCGTTCGACGTGGTCAACGACGGGGACGTCGCCGCGCTGCTCGGCTCCATGTCCATCGACGACGGTGGTGGCGTGCTGGGAATCGCGCTCGGCACCAGCACCGCGGGCGGTTACGTCACCGGTGAGAAGTGCGTCACCCCCTGGCTCAACGAGATTGCCTTCGTCCCCATCGACTACCGCGCCGGCGCCCCGCGCGACGAGTGGTCCGGCGACGAGGGCTGCTGCGTGCAGTACCTCTCGCAGCAGGCCGTGGGAAGGCTGCTCGAGCCGGCCGGCATCACCGTCCCTGGCGAGCTGCCGCTTCCCGCGCGGCTGAGGCAGTTGCAGGAGCTGATGCTGAAGGGCGACGAGCGGGCCGTGGACGTGTACCTCACGCTCGGCGCCTATCTGGGTTATGCGCTGGGCCACCTCGCGAGTGTCTATGACTTCCGCCACGTGCTCGTCCTCGGGCGCGTCACGTCCGGGCGGGGCGGCGCCATCATGCTCGACACGGCGCGGGAGGTGCTGCGCATCGAGTTCCCGGAGCTCGCCGCCCGCGTGGACCTGCGGATGCCGAGCGAGAAGGACAAGCGCCACGGGCAGGCCATTGCCGCGGCCAGCCTGCCCGCGAGGCCGAAGCCGTAG
- a CDS encoding DUF4136 domain-containing protein, whose translation MRLPLRIAPFLLGLMLAACAGIEVNTHYDPKSVPQLESFRTYAWLPQPEGKDPRVYNDIIDSYIRQAVDQELQGRGYKQVEANANPDFRIGWQGAIDSKVDVSTVNSYYGYGWDPYWNPYYGGVGMPYTHVYEYEQGTIILDVVDAKANKLVWRGTAQAEVNENPSASRTQQRIGEAVNEMLSRFPPKAEK comes from the coding sequence ATGCGGCTGCCGCTTCGTATCGCTCCGTTCCTGCTGGGCCTGATGCTCGCCGCCTGCGCGGGCATCGAGGTCAACACCCACTACGACCCCAAGTCCGTGCCGCAGCTCGAGAGCTTCCGCACCTACGCCTGGTTGCCGCAGCCGGAGGGCAAGGACCCACGCGTCTACAACGACATCATCGACTCCTACATCCGGCAGGCGGTGGACCAGGAGCTGCAGGGGCGCGGCTACAAGCAGGTGGAGGCGAACGCCAATCCAGACTTCCGCATCGGGTGGCAGGGCGCCATCGACTCGAAGGTGGACGTCTCGACGGTGAACTCCTACTACGGCTACGGCTGGGACCCGTATTGGAACCCCTACTACGGGGGCGTCGGGATGCCGTACACCCACGTGTACGAGTACGAGCAGGGCACCATCATCCTCGACGTGGTGGACGCGAAGGCGAACAAGCTCGTCTGGCGCGGCACGGCCCAGGCGGAGGTGAACGAGAACCCGTCTGCTTCACGCACCCAGCAGCGCATCGGAGAGGCCGTGAACGAGATGCTGTCGCGCTTCCCGCCCAAGGCCGAGAAGTGA
- a CDS encoding outer membrane beta-barrel protein has protein sequence MRLHTLLPLALLALTVPRGVSAQTTSGSDASMVGFETQASEGPVRHFMFNAGGGANFPISDAGDRFKTGGGFQLGAGFQFTRNLGITGEYYFSAHDIQADVLTGTGVDGNHYMQYGSLNAVWNVMPRSPFGFYLIAGPGLYYRKVELTQLAGVAAVPYCDPWLYYCATDVVPVTEILGSRSSTDFGLSGGIGVTLKIYGDLRLYLEGRYHYIFGPSFTLPDGSSRNADGQYLPVNFGIRY, from the coding sequence ATGCGGTTGCATACCTTGCTTCCCCTCGCCCTGCTGGCGCTCACCGTGCCTCGGGGCGTGTCTGCCCAGACGACGTCTGGCTCGGACGCATCCATGGTGGGCTTTGAAACGCAGGCGAGTGAAGGGCCCGTGCGGCACTTCATGTTCAACGCAGGCGGCGGCGCCAACTTCCCCATCTCCGACGCGGGGGACCGCTTCAAGACGGGCGGCGGCTTCCAGTTGGGCGCCGGCTTCCAGTTCACGAGGAACCTCGGCATCACGGGCGAGTACTACTTCAGCGCCCATGACATCCAGGCCGACGTGCTCACCGGGACTGGCGTCGACGGCAACCACTACATGCAGTACGGAAGCCTCAACGCCGTCTGGAACGTGATGCCCCGCAGCCCCTTCGGCTTCTACCTCATCGCCGGGCCGGGCCTGTACTACCGCAAGGTGGAGCTGACGCAACTGGCGGGCGTCGCGGCCGTCCCGTACTGCGACCCGTGGCTGTACTACTGCGCCACGGACGTGGTGCCGGTGACGGAGATTCTCGGCTCGCGCAGCAGCACGGACTTCGGTCTCAGCGGCGGCATCGGCGTCACCCTGAAAATCTATGGGGACCTGCGCCTCTACCTGGAGGGCCGCTACCACTACATCTTCGGCCCGAGCTTCACCCTGCCGGACGGCAGCTCGCGCAACGCCGACGGCCAGTACCTGCCGGTCAACTTCGGTATCCGCTACTGA
- a CDS encoding VOC family protein produces MMESPGKARLRGGVVLVLGLCALGGVLSAVAGCVTTVTAAPAPAAASREGGLVLSPKPLYGKFVWHDLVTQNPAAVKRFYSQLLGWEFQDVAGSKRPYSLIKAEGRFIGGIVQPTGVGKGEYSQWLGYLSVPDVDRAVSQVRAGGGKALVGPEDVQNIGRAAVVTDPQGAPLGFVRSEPGDPADMGLPTAGQILWMEYLADDAVAAVDFYKGLLGYTVEERNQHGGIYYVLKDGEHPRAGVLRKPVERVKPNWLTYVRVDDPAAVAARVEELGGRVVMAPRPEVRGGSLALIADPSGAVLALQKFPFEDTGAPAASK; encoded by the coding sequence ATGATGGAATCGCCTGGCAAGGCCCGGCTTCGCGGTGGAGTGGTGCTGGTGCTGGGACTGTGCGCGCTGGGCGGCGTCCTCTCCGCCGTGGCCGGCTGTGTCACCACCGTCACGGCCGCCCCCGCACCGGCCGCCGCGTCCCGGGAGGGCGGCCTCGTGCTCTCCCCGAAGCCGCTCTACGGGAAGTTCGTCTGGCATGACCTCGTCACGCAGAACCCCGCCGCCGTCAAACGCTTCTACAGCCAGTTGCTCGGCTGGGAGTTCCAGGACGTGGCGGGCAGCAAGCGGCCCTACTCGCTCATCAAGGCGGAGGGGCGCTTCATCGGCGGCATCGTCCAGCCCACCGGCGTGGGCAAGGGCGAGTACTCGCAGTGGCTGGGCTACCTCTCCGTGCCCGACGTGGACCGCGCGGTGAGCCAGGTCCGCGCGGGCGGCGGCAAGGCCCTGGTGGGGCCGGAGGACGTACAGAACATCGGTCGGGCCGCGGTGGTGACGGACCCGCAGGGGGCTCCGCTGGGCTTCGTGCGCTCCGAGCCCGGGGACCCGGCCGACATGGGCCTGCCCACGGCCGGGCAGATTCTATGGATGGAGTATCTGGCCGATGACGCCGTCGCGGCCGTGGACTTCTACAAGGGGCTGCTCGGCTACACGGTGGAGGAGCGCAACCAGCACGGCGGCATCTACTACGTCCTCAAGGACGGTGAGCACCCCCGCGCCGGCGTCCTGCGCAAGCCCGTGGAGCGCGTGAAGCCCAACTGGCTCACCTACGTCCGGGTGGATGACCCGGCGGCGGTCGCCGCGCGGGTGGAGGAGCTCGGCGGCCGCGTGGTGATGGCGCCCCGGCCCGAAGTGCGGGGAGGTTCGCTGGCGCTCATCGCCGACCCGAGCGGAGCGGTGCTCGCCCTGCAGAAATTCCCGTTCGAGGACACCGGGGCCCCGGCGGCCTCCAAGTGA